Proteins encoded within one genomic window of Bacillus sp. F19:
- the galE gene encoding UDP-glucose 4-epimerase GalE, with the protein MAILVTGGAGYIGSHTCVELLNAGYDIIIIDNLSNSNKSSLNRIKEITGKDFKFYYLDLLDRAALQSVFIENQIEAVIHFAGLKAVGESVEMPLHYYHNNITGSVILFELMEKFGVRNLVFSSSATVYGTQEHVPLIEELPLEATNPYGRTKLMIEEILRDIYVSNNKWSITLLRYFNPVGAHPSGLIGEDPNGIPNNLVPYITQVAIGKRTELNVFGNDYSTHDGTGIRDFIHVVDLAAGHIKALEKVISSVGVSAYNLGTGKGYSVLEMIHAFEKVIGKNIPYKIIDRRPGDIGISYADPTKAQKELDWVAKKGIEEMCSDSWRWQLNNPNGYEVENKKQIVVLKSMPVSVN; encoded by the coding sequence ATGGCAATCTTAGTTACAGGCGGTGCAGGATACATAGGCTCACATACATGTGTTGAATTGTTGAACGCAGGATATGACATTATTATTATTGATAATTTATCTAATTCAAATAAAAGTTCACTAAACAGGATCAAAGAAATTACTGGAAAAGATTTTAAATTTTATTACTTAGATTTATTAGACAGAGCTGCATTACAATCTGTTTTTATTGAAAATCAAATTGAAGCTGTAATTCATTTCGCAGGGCTTAAAGCTGTAGGAGAATCAGTAGAAATGCCGCTGCATTATTATCACAACAATATAACAGGTTCTGTTATTCTATTTGAATTGATGGAAAAATTCGGAGTAAGAAATCTTGTATTCAGTTCATCAGCAACCGTTTACGGTACGCAAGAACATGTTCCGCTTATTGAGGAATTACCACTTGAAGCAACCAATCCATATGGCAGAACCAAATTGATGATTGAGGAGATATTAAGAGATATATATGTGTCAAACAATAAATGGAGCATAACACTCCTGCGGTACTTTAATCCTGTTGGGGCTCATCCTAGTGGTCTAATTGGGGAAGATCCAAATGGTATTCCAAATAATTTAGTTCCTTATATTACACAAGTGGCGATAGGAAAGAGGACAGAGCTGAACGTTTTTGGCAATGATTATTCTACCCATGATGGAACAGGAATAAGAGATTTTATACATGTTGTTGATCTTGCAGCTGGTCATATAAAAGCACTTGAAAAGGTAATATCCTCTGTAGGTGTCAGTGCCTATAATCTTGGGACTGGTAAAGGGTATAGTGTGTTGGAAATGATCCACGCATTTGAAAAAGTAATAGGTAAGAATATACCATACAAAATAATTGACCGGAGACCAGGAGATATCGGAATTAGTTATGCGGATCCTACAAAAGCACAAAAGGAGTTAGATTGGGTTGCAAAAAAAGGAATTGAAGAAATGTGTTCTGACTCTTGGCGTTGGCAACTCAATAATCCGAATGGATATGAGGTAGAAAACAAAAAACAGATAGTTGTTTTAAAATCGATGCCCGTTTCTGTTAATTAG